The Sesamum indicum cultivar Zhongzhi No. 13 linkage group LG6, S_indicum_v1.0, whole genome shotgun sequence genome has a segment encoding these proteins:
- the LOC105163606 gene encoding transcription factor bHLH130 yields the protein MNNNQQQQQNMQMGSAGLTRYRSAPSSYFASFLDTPTADGGFGADHLEQLFNPRASSPETQRIFSRFMNGTADTIQENSFSNMTLPSKSQLNSQFFPPRSKESDPQQQLQRQQSNDYSSASQIVYQTHNSGAANSAAMQNSYNRPFDSFSSMKVEGGGAVGGSSLVRHSSSPAGLLANISIENEFGSVRGIGNFGGGNSANAEASFSSASRFKNQMEFSSRLSSSRLMDPISEIGNNGIGENSRGPGPLDDDPSNDGDYIPGFTSNSWDDSSVLSDNFLQELADNDNKRFSNANVSDDQNNKGGNRPTTQLSHHLSLPTSSTELSAMEKLLQDSVPCKIRAKRGFATHPRSIAERVRRTKISERIRKLQELVPNMEKQTNTSDMLDLAVDYIKDLQRQVKTLSDNRAKCSCSAKQESYVD from the exons atgaataacaatcaacagcagcagcaaaaTATGCAGATGGGCTCTGCCGGCCTCACGCGGTACCGGTCCGCCCCGAGTTCTTATTTTGCTAGCTTCTTAGACACTCCTACTGCCGATGGTGGTTTTGGAGCAGATCATCTTGAGCAGCTCTTCAACCCTCGAGCTTCCAGTCCTGAGACTCAGAGAATTTTCTCCAGGTTCATGAATGGCACTGCTGatacaattcaagaaaacagCTTCTCAAATATGACTCTGCCATCAAAATCACAGCTGAATTCACAGTTTTTTCCACCAAGAAGCAAAGAATCTGACCCTCAGCAGCAGTTGCAGAGGCAGCAGAGCAACGACTACTCCTCGGCTTCTCAGATTGTGTATCAGACTCATAATTCCGGGGCTGCAAATTCTGCTGCCATGCAGAATTCATATAATAGACCATTCGATTCGTTTAGCTCGATGAAGGTCGAAGGAGGAGGTGCCGTTGGTGGTTCAAGTCTCGTTCGTCATAGCAGCTCGCCTGCTGGACTACTCGCCAACATAAGCATTGAAAATG AGTTCGGATCAGTGAGAGGGATCGGGAACTTTGGAGGTGGTAATAGTGCTAATGCAGAAGCGTCGTTTTCTTCTGCAAGCAGGTTCAAGAATCAGATGGAATTCTCGTCGAGGCTCTCTTCTTCCAGGCTGATGGATCCCATCTCTGAGATTGGGAACAATGGCATTGGTGAAAACAGTCGAGGGCCTGGACCGTTGGACGATGATCCTAGTAACGATGGCGACTACATCCCAGGTTTCACTTCAAACTCTTGGGATGATTCATCAGTCCTCTCTGATAATTTCCTCCAAGAACTAGCTGATAATGACAACAAAAGATTTTCAAATGCAAATGTCTCAGATGATCAG AACAACAAAGGTGGAAACCGGCCTACAACTCAATTGTCGCATCACCTAAGTTTGCCTACCAGTTCCACTGAGCTATCAGCAATGGAAAAGCTGTTGCAAGATTCCGTCCCATGTAAAATCAGAGCGAAAAGGGGCTTTGCTACTCACCCTCGAAGCATCGCTGAAAGG GTGAGAAGAACCAAAATTAGCGAACGGATAAGGAAGCTGCAAGAACTTGTGCCCAATATGGAAAAG CAAACAAACACATCTGATATGTTGGATTTGGCTGTTGATTACATTAAGGATCTTCAGAGACAAGTAAAG ACGCTTTCTGACAATCGTGCAAAGTGCTCCTGCTCGGCTAAGCAGGAGTCCTACGTAGATTGA